From Microbacterium sp. 10M-3C3:
CGGCGTGGTCGCGTGGGTCGCCCCCCTCGGGTACGGCGCCTATCAGGTGGCAGTCCTCGCCACACGTCTCGCGACCGACCGCCTCCTGCGGCGGGTGGGCGCGCGCCGCCTGGTCGCCGGCGCCGTGGTCATCGCGGCGGTCGGCTGCGCCGCGGTCGCGGCACTGCCCGTCGCCGCCGCTGCGATCGCGGGCTTCGCGCTGGCGGGCGCGGCCACCGGCGCGCTCGTGCCCGCCGCGTTCGGCAGCGCCGGAGAGCTCGACACGGCGCGCAGCGACGAGATCATCGCGCGCGTGAACGTCTTCAACTACGTCGGCGCCGTCGTCGGGGCCGTCGCGGTCGGGCTGCTCGCGGACGGGCCCGGACTGGCGCCCGCCTTCCTCATCCCCGCCGTCGCGGTCGCCGCCGTGCTGCTGCTGGTCCGGGCGTTCCCGGCCCGCGCCGTGCGGCTCGCGCCCGGCGATCGGGTCGAGAATCCCGCTGGCTAGTCTGGAGCGGTGACCGACCCCGACAGCGCGCACGACCCCGCGCCGCTGCCCGGCCGTGAGAGCGCGCTGCGCCGGCGCTTCGACGAGCCGCTCGAGCGGGCCACGCTCCTCACCCGCCGCACCCTCGCGTCCTTCCCGATCCGGGTGTGGCGGCACTTCCTGCAGCACAACGGCTTCCTCCTGGCCGCGGGCATCTCGTATCAGGCGCTGTTCGCGATCCTCGGCGCCCTCTACCTCGCCTTCGCGGCCGTCGGAGTCTGGCTCGGCGGCAGCCCCGCGGCCATCCGGGCGCTCATCGCCACCGTCAACCGGTACATCCCCGAGCTCATCAGCGACACCGGGCTCGTCAAGCCCGAGCAGGTCGAGGCGGTCGCGTCGGATGCCGGGCGCCTCCTCACCGTGACGGGCCTCGTCGCGGCCGCGGTCGTCGTGTGGACGGCGACGGGATTCGTCACCTACACGCGCCGCGCCGTGCGGGACACCTTCGGGCTGCCCTTCGACCGCCGGAACTACCTCATGCTCAAGGCGCGCGACCTGCTGGCCGCCGTGCTGTTCGGCGTCGCGCTGCTCGTGGGCGCGACCCTCGGCACCATCACGACCGGCGCGGTCGACCTCGTCCTGACCGCCGTCGGGATCGAGCGCCACTCGGTGTGGACCGACCTCGTCGCGCGGCTGAGCTCGCCGGTCGTGGCGTTCGGCATCAACACCCTCGCGCTCGCGGGTCTGGTGCGCTTCCTCACCGGCACATCGCTGCGGTGGCGGCGCATCTGGCCGGGCGCGCTGCTCGGTGCCGCCGCGATGGTCGTGCTGCAGGTGGCGGCGGGCTTCCTCTTCGTCTACACCCCGACGAACCCGCTGCTGGCGACCTTCGCGATCTTCATCGGTTTCCTGCTGTGGTTCCGCCTGAACGGCATCGTCATCCTCGTGTCGGCCGCGTGGATCGCGGTCGCCGCGGGCGATCGCGACGTGGAGCTCGTCTCGGCGGCCGAGCAGCGGGCGACGGAGCTGTCTGCCGTGGCCCTCGCCGCCCGCGTCGAACTGCGCGAGGCGCGCGCGGCCGCCGCGCACGCGCCGTGGTGGCGCCGATGGTCTGCCCGCCGGCGCGTGCGCGCCGCGGAGGAGGCCGCGCGCACGGCGCAGACCGCCGCGCGGGAGGCCGCCGCATCCGCAGCACGGCACGCGCACCGCTTCGACTGAGCGGGCGCCTGCGGGCGCTGCCCCGCCGCGCGCGCTCGGTGTCGGCGGCGGCGGTTAGGCTCTCGGGGTGCCTCGCCGCGTCCGCATCGTCTCCATCAACGTCAACGGCATCCGCGCCGCCGTCCGCAAGGGCATGAGCGCGTGGCTCGACCAGGCCGACGCCGACATCGTCGCCATCCAGGAGGTGCGCGCGACCGGCGACGAGCTGCGTGCCGCTCTCCCGGGGTGGGAGATCGTGCACGACGAGGCGCTCGCGAAGGGCCGCGCCGGCGTCGCCGTGGCGAGCCGCCTCCCGAGCGTCGGCCTGCGCACGGTGCTGGGGCCCGAGCCGCTGGACTCCGCGGGCCGGTGGATCGAGGCCGACTTCGACATCGACGGCGAGAGCGTCGCGGTCGTCAGCGCCTACGTGCCCACGGGCGAGGCCGAGACGCCAAGGCAGGACGCCAAGTGGGCCTTCCTCGACGCGATGGAGCGGCGCCTCCCCGAGCTCGCGGCGGAGCACCCGCTCGCCCTCGTCATGGGCGACCTCAACGTCGGGCACCGCGAGCTGGACATCCGCAACTGGAAGGGCAATCGCAAGAAGGCCGGCTTCCTGCCGCGCGAGCGCGCGTACTTCGACCGCTTCCTCGGCGACGCGGGCGCCGAGGTGACCGGCGTGGACGGCTCGGTCGGGCCGGGCCTGGGCTGGGTGGACATCGGCCGCCGGGCCGCCGGCGAGGTCGACGGTCCGTACACGTGGTGGTCGATGATGGGCCGCGCGTTCGACAATGACAGCGGGTGGCGCATCGACTACCACCTCGCCACGCCCGCGCTGGCCGCGCGCGCGTCGGGCTACCGCGTCGACCGCGCCCCCTCGTGGGACACACGCTGGAGCGACCACGCACCCGTCATCGTCGACTACGCGCTCGGGCGGTGACGGGGGCCGGGGCGGTCGCGCCTGCGGGGCGGGCGGCGGCGGCGGCCGCATCCGGCGCCCGTAGAATCGGACGGTGACCAAGCCCCGCCTCTACTCCGGCATGCAGCCCTCGGCCGACTCCCTCCAGATCGGCAACTACATCGGGGCGCTCATGCAGTGGCGGGACCTGCAGGAGTCGTACGACGCGTTCTTCTCCGTCGTCGACCTGCACGCGCTGACCCAGCCGAACGACCCGTCGGAGCTGCGGGAGAAGACGCGGCGGACGGCCGCGCAGTACATCGCGGCGGGCATCGAGCCGTCGCGCTCCACTCTCTATGTCCAGTCGCACGTGCCGGCGCACGCCGAGCTCGCGTGGGTGCTGTCGACGCTCACGGGCTTCGGCGAGGCCGGGCGCATGACCCAGTTCAAGGACAAGTCCGCCCGGTACGGCACCGACGCGACGAACGTGGGTCTGTTCACGTACCCCGTGCTCATGGCCGCCGACATCCTGCTCTACCAGACCGACGTCGTGCCCGTCGGCGACGACCAGAAGCAGCACATCGAGCTCACGCGTGACCTCGCCGAGCGCTTCAACGCCCGCTACGGCGAGACGTTCGTCGTGCCGACGCCGGTCATCCAGCGCGACACGGCCCGCATCTACGACCTGCAGAACCCGACGGCGAAGATGTCGAAGTCGGCCGAGTCGGATGCGGGCACCCTGTGGCTGCTGGACGAGCCGAGCGTGACCGCGAAGAAGATCATGCGCGCCGTCACCGACAGCGAGGGCAGCGTGCGCTTCGACCGCGAGGCGAAGCCGGGCGTGTCGAACCTGCTCGTGATCTACGCCGCGCTGACCGGGAAGCAGATCCCCGCGATCGAGGACGAGTACGCCGGCCGCGGCTACGGGGACTTCAAGAAGGGGCTCGCCGAGGTCGTCGTGAACGAGTTCGGGCCCGTGCGCGAGCGCGCCCTCGCGATGCTCGACGACCCCGCCGAGCTCGACCGCGTGCTGGGCGTCAACGCCGACCGCGCCGCATCCGTCGCCGAGCGCACTCTCTCCGACGTGTACGACCGCGTCGGCCTCCTCCGCCGCAGCTGACCCCCGCCGGACTCACGCTCGCCGGCAGGCGCACGAACTCAGGCTGCGCGGGCGCCGTCGCCGACCGCGCGCCCGAGATTGCGGGGATTGGACACTCCGGCGCCCTCGCTCAGCCTGAATACGTGCAAGCCGTCGTGGGCGCGGGTCGCGGACGGGCGGTCAGGAAGATGCGGGTTCGGGGAGAGGCGGGGCGCCGCGCCAACTCAGGCAGGCACGGGCCCGCGAGCTGCAGCTGCGGCGCAACGACAGCTCCGTCGCCGGCTCAGGGGGAGGCGGAGCCTGAGTTCGTGTGCCCCGAGGCATCGAAGTCAGCCGGCAGCGCGGGCCGCGAGAAGCCCTCGGACAGCCTCGAGAACGAGGTGTGGTTCATCGAAGACCATCCGCGCCGTCGGTCGGATCGTCGTATACCCGGCCGCCGCGAGCAGCAGGTCGCGGCGGCGGTCCCGCTCCTGCTCCTCCCAGCCGCCATGGAACTCCCGGCTGTCGCACTCGACAACGAGCCAGCCGTCGATCAGCAGGTCGACGCGTCCGACCCCGACGATCTGCACTTGGATGCGCACGTCGTCCGAGACCGCCCGCAGCAGGAGCCGCACGATCGTCTCGGAACCGGCTTCCGCGCGTCCATCGACCAGTCGGCGCAAGGTCGCGAAACGCGGCGGTAGACGTCGGAAGATCTCCGCAAGATCCGCCTCGACGATGACTCCGAGGTGCATTGCGCTGTCAAGAGTCGCGATGGCGGCGCGGGGCGGCTGGCACAGCACCGACTGTGCGAGCGCGTCGAGGACGGACACGGTTGCGCTCTGGCCCGGGGCGTCCGTCAGAGGATGCCAATGGAGGCGAACATCCCTGCTCGCCCGCGGGCCGAGTCGTCGAAAACGGTCGTGCGGCGCGCGCATCCGGCTCGCGTTATGGGGAAGGTGCACATGAAGGGGTTGGCGGTGCAGCACGAACACCCCGAGCAACGCGAGGAGCGACGTGCACGCCAGCCTGCCGCCTACGCGTACCGCACGGACGATGGACTCGGGTGCACCGCCGACCACGTAGTGATCGCGTCTTGCGCGAATGATTGCGCCGGTTGCGACGGCCGACGCGATAGCGGTGTTGCTCATCCCCTGACCGCGCAACTGTGAACGGTGGCGGAACTCGAAGGACGTCATGCGAAGACGATCCGCTCGCGGGCTCACATCGAAGCGCGGCAGGCGCGCGGGTGGGGGCAACTGGTTGTATCCCCGACCCTGGGGAGGAGCAGCTTCCCTGCACGTATTCAGGCACGCGATCCGCACCGACGGCGCCCACGCCCGACATTCGGCGGGGCCGGTCGCTCCTCGACCGCCGCCAGCCTGAGTTCGTGTCGAGGTGGCGGCGGCACGTGCCGCCTGAACGGGGACGGCGGGCGCTCTAGGGTGGGCGGATGGAGCCGATCGAGCTGCGCACGGCCCGGACCGTGCTGTCCGTTCCGACCGCGGCCGACGTGCCGGCGATCTTCGTCGCGTGCCAGGACGCCGACATCCAGCGCTTCACGACCGTGCCGTCACCGTATCTCCGCGAGCACGCCGAGGGGTTCGTCGCGCAGGCGCGGCAGCGGTGGGCCGACGACGTCGAGGCGACGTGGGCGATCCGCGACGGCGACACGCTCGCGGGCATGATCGGCCTGCACCGCCTCATCGGCGGCTCGCCGGAGCTCGGCTACTGGATGGCCCGCGGGTCGCGCCGGCGGGGGCTGCTCACGGAGGCCGCCCGCGCCGTCATCGACTGGGGTTTCGCGCCGGACGGCGTGCACGCCGCACGCATCGAGTGGCGCGCGGTCGTCGGCAACCGCGCTTCGGCGCGCGTCGCGCAGGCGCTCGGCTTCCGGTACGAGGGGATGCTGCGCCAGGCCCTGGCGAACTCCCTCGGTCGCGACGACGGCTGGATCGCGGGCCTCCTGGCCACCGACGAGCGCACGCCGCAGCACTGGCCGGTGCCCGGAGCCTGAGTCCGGGATCCGTGGCAGGATGACGGCATGCCCGAGATGCCCGAGGTGCAGGGGCTCGTCGACTTCCTCCGCGGCCGCGTCGTCGGGCTGCAGATCACGCGCGCGACGGTCGCCGCGATCGCCGCGCTGAAGACGTACGACCCGCCGGTCACGGCGCTGCAGGGCACGACCGTCACGGCGGTCGACCGCCACGGCAAGTTCCTCGACGTGTCGACGGATGCGGGCACCCACCTGGTGTTCCATCTCGCCAAGGCGGGCTGGCTGCGGTGGTACGACGCGCTGCCGTCCACGGTCCTGCGTCCGGGGAAGACGCCGATCGCACTGCGCGTGGGCTTCTCCGACGGCTCGGGCTTCGACCTCACCGAGGCGGGCACGAAGAAGTCGCTCGCGGTGTACGTCGTGCGTGCACCCGACGAAGTGCCGGGGATCGCGCGGCTCGGACCCGATCCGCTCGACCCGGACTTCTCCCGCGACACGCTCGCGGGACTGCTGAGCGGCCGCCGCACCCAGATCAAAGGCGTCCTGCGCGACCAGTCGATCCTCGCGGGCGTCGGCAACGCGTACTCCGACGAGATCCTCCACGCCGCGAAGATGTCGCCGTACGCGCTCGCCTCGAGCCTCGACGACGCCGAGATCGACCGGCTGTACGACGCGATGACCGCGACGCTCGCCGAAGCGCTGGCCGCCGCATCCGGCAAGCCCCCCGCCGACCTCAAGGACGCGAAGCGGCGCGGGATGAGGGTGCACGGCCGCCGCGGCGAGGCCTGCCCGGTGTGCGGCGAGGAGGTGCGCAGCGTCTTCTTCGCCGACAACTCGCTCGAATACTGCCCGACGTGCCAGACGGGCGGCAAGATCCTCGCCGACCGTCGTCTGTCCCGCCTGCTCAAGTGACGGCGTGCGACGCCGGGAATGAATCGGCGTCGGGAGCGTTCGTTAGTATCGAGAACATCAACGTGCTCCGGGGTCGGTGAGAATCCGAACCGGCGGTGACAGTCCGCGAGCCCCCTCCGCTTCGGTGGAGACGGGTCGACCCGGTGGAACTCCGGGACCGACGGTGATGCGACGGTCCGCCGTCGCGAGTCCGGATGGGAGGCAGCACGGACGACCGCTGTGCCGTCCTGCGTGGCCGCGACCCCGGATCTGACCGGAGGAACGCATGGCCCAGGACGCGGAACGCGACGCGATGCGCGACGCCCTGCAGCTCGCGCGCCGGGGCCCGCGCGGAGTGAACCCGCAGGTCGGCGCGCTCATCCTCGCCCCCGACGGCACGGTGCTCGCCGAGGGCTGGCACCGCGGTGCCGGCACACCGCACGCCGAGGTGGATGCGCTGTCGAAGCTCGCCCCGGGCGCCGCCCGCGGCGCGACCGCGGTCGTGACGCTCGAGCCCTGCAATCACACCGGGCGCACAGGGCCGTGCGCCGTGGCGCTCCTGGAGGCCGGCGTCGGGCGCGTCGTCTTCGCCCTGGACGACCCCACGCCGCTCGCGGGCGGCGGCGCCGAGCGTCTGCGCGACGGCGGCGTGTCGGTCGAGGGCGGCGTGCTCGCCGACGAGGCGCGCGACCTCCTCGCCGACTGGCTGACGGTGCAGCGCCTGGGTCGCCCCCACGTCACCGTCAAGTGGGCGCAGACCCTCGACGGGCGCGCGGCCGCCGCCGACGGCACCAGTCAGTGGATCACCGGGCCCGCCGCCCGCGCCGACGTGCACCGCCGCCGCGCGGGCGCCGACGCGATCATCGCGGGCACCGGCACGGTGCTCGCCGACGACCCCGCGCTGACCGCGCGCCGCGACGACGGCGCGCTCTTCGACGCGCAGCCGATCCCCGTCGTGATCGGCGCGACCGCGGTGCCGGCGGATGCGGCGGTCCGCCGCCACCCGCGCGAGCTCCTCACGTACGACACGCACGAGCTCACCGCCGTGCTCGACGACCTCCGCCGCCGGGGCGTGCAGCGGGTGTTCGTCGAGGGCGGTCCGACGCTTGCGAGCGCGTTCGTCGCGGCGGGGCTCGCCGACGAGCTCCTGGTCTACATCGCCCCCGCCCTGCTCGGCGGCCCGCGCCTCGCCCTCGGCGACATCGGCGTCGCCTCCATCGATCACGCGCGACGGCTGCGGATCGCCGCGCTCGACACGCTCGGCGACGACCTGCTGATCGTCGCCCGTCCCGCGGAAGGAACCCCCTGATGTTCACCGGAATCGTCGAGGAGATCGGCACGCTCACGGAGGTCGCCGACTCGGGCGACGGCGTGCGACTGACGGTGCACGCGCCGCTCGTCGTCACCGACGCCGGGCACGGCGACTCCATCGCGGTGAGCGGTGTGTGCCTCACGGTCGTCGACCAGGGGCCGGACTGGTTCACCGCCGATGTCATGAAGCAGACGCTCGACATGTCGACCCTCGCGGAGGCGGCGGCGGGCCGGCCGGTCAACCTCGAGCGTGCGACCGCCGCGCACGGGCGCCTGGGCGGCCACATCGTGCAGGGTCACATCGACGGCACCGGCACGGTCGTCGAGGTGCGCCCCGGCGACCGCTGGCAGGTGGTGCGCGTGGCACTGCCCCCGGCGCTCGCGCCGCTCGTCGTCGACAAGGGATCGATCGCCGTCGACGGCGTCTCCCTCACCGTCAGCGCGGTCAGCCCCGCCGCCGAGCCGGCGCCGTGGTTCGAGGTCTCGCTCATCCCCGAGACGCTCGCTGCGACGACCCTCGGCTCGCTCTCGCCCGGCGAACCGGTGAACCTCGAGACCGACATCCTCGCCCGCCACGTGCAGCGTCTGCTCGCGTTCGGCGGCTCCTCCCCCGCATCCGATGACGAAGGAGGCTCGCGATGAGCCTTTCCACCATCCCCCAGGCGCTGGAGTCGCTGCGCCGCGGCCGCCCCGTGCTCGTCGCCGACGACGAGGACCGCGAGAACGAGGGCGACGTCATCCTGTCAGCGCAGCTGGCGACGCCGGAGTGGCTCGCGTGGACCGTGCGCTGGTCGAGCGGGTTCCTGTGCGCCCCGATGCCCGCCGAATGGGCCGACCGTCTCGACCTGCCGCCGATGGTGGCGGTCAACGAGGACGCGCGCGGCACCGCCTACACCGTGAGCGTCGATGCTGCCGAGGGAGTCACGACCGGGATCAGTGCGGCCGACCGCGCGCACACCCTGACCGTGCTCGCCGATCCCGAGGCGACGCCGTCGAGCCTCATCCGCCCGGGCCACGTGCTGCCGCTGCGCGCCGTCGACGGCGGCGTACGAGAGCGCAGCGGCCACACCGAGGCCGCCGTGGAGCTCATGAAGCTCGCCGGCCTCGCGCCGGTCGGGGCGATCGCCGAGGTCGTCGCGGAGGACGGGAGCATGATGCGGATGCCGGGACTCATGGAGCTCGGCGAGCGCAACGACATCCCGGTCATCACGATCGAGCAGCTCATCGCCTACCTCGACGAGGTCGACCCGCGCGCGGCGGCGCCGCGCGCCGAGCGGCCGACCCGCCGCGTGAGCCTGCGCGCCGAGGCCACCGTGCCCACCTCGCACGGGGTCTTCCGCTTCCGCGCGTACAAGGACCGCGTCACCGGCACCGACCATCTCGCGGTCGTGTCGGGCGAGCTGACGGGTGACACCGCGCTCGTCCGCGTCCATTCGGAGTGCCTCACCGGCGAGGCGTTCGGCTCGCTCAAGTGCGAGTGCGGCCCGCAGCTGGACGCGGCGCTCGATGCGATCGAGCAGGAGGGCGGCGTCGTCATCTACATGCGCGGGCACGAGGGGCGCGGCATCGGCCTCATCAACAAGCTCCGCGCGTACAGCCTGCAGGAACAGGGTCTGGACACCGTCGATGCGAACCTGGCGCTGGGCCTGCCCGCCGACGCGCGCGACTACGCGGCGGCTGCGGGCATCCTCGCCGATCTCGGCATCGGGCGCGTGCGCCTGCTCACCAACAACGCCGACAAGGTCGCGCAGCTGCGCGCGCTCGGGCTCGACGTGGTCGAGCAGGTTCCGCTGCTCGTGGGCGTCGGCCCGAACAACCATCAGTACCTCGAGACCAAGCGCGATCGGATGGGGCACCTCATCGCCGAGCAGGATCTCGCGGACGCCCTGCAGCAGATGAAGGAAGGAACGCACGGATGAGCGTCAAGGGAGCACCGCAGGTCCAGGGGACCCCGTCGGCCGAAGGACTGCGCGTGGTCGTCGTGGCCGGCACGTGGCACGACGAGATCACCGACGGGCTCATCGCGGGCGCGGAGCGCGTGCTCGAGTCGGCGGGC
This genomic window contains:
- a CDS encoding YihY/virulence factor BrkB family protein, with the protein product MTDPDSAHDPAPLPGRESALRRRFDEPLERATLLTRRTLASFPIRVWRHFLQHNGFLLAAGISYQALFAILGALYLAFAAVGVWLGGSPAAIRALIATVNRYIPELISDTGLVKPEQVEAVASDAGRLLTVTGLVAAAVVVWTATGFVTYTRRAVRDTFGLPFDRRNYLMLKARDLLAAVLFGVALLVGATLGTITTGAVDLVLTAVGIERHSVWTDLVARLSSPVVAFGINTLALAGLVRFLTGTSLRWRRIWPGALLGAAAMVVLQVAAGFLFVYTPTNPLLATFAIFIGFLLWFRLNGIVILVSAAWIAVAAGDRDVELVSAAEQRATELSAVALAARVELREARAAAAHAPWWRRWSARRRVRAAEEAARTAQTAAREAAASAARHAHRFD
- a CDS encoding exodeoxyribonuclease III — its product is MPRRVRIVSINVNGIRAAVRKGMSAWLDQADADIVAIQEVRATGDELRAALPGWEIVHDEALAKGRAGVAVASRLPSVGLRTVLGPEPLDSAGRWIEADFDIDGESVAVVSAYVPTGEAETPRQDAKWAFLDAMERRLPELAAEHPLALVMGDLNVGHRELDIRNWKGNRKKAGFLPRERAYFDRFLGDAGAEVTGVDGSVGPGLGWVDIGRRAAGEVDGPYTWWSMMGRAFDNDSGWRIDYHLATPALAARASGYRVDRAPSWDTRWSDHAPVIVDYALGR
- the trpS gene encoding tryptophan--tRNA ligase; the encoded protein is MTKPRLYSGMQPSADSLQIGNYIGALMQWRDLQESYDAFFSVVDLHALTQPNDPSELREKTRRTAAQYIAAGIEPSRSTLYVQSHVPAHAELAWVLSTLTGFGEAGRMTQFKDKSARYGTDATNVGLFTYPVLMAADILLYQTDVVPVGDDQKQHIELTRDLAERFNARYGETFVVPTPVIQRDTARIYDLQNPTAKMSKSAESDAGTLWLLDEPSVTAKKIMRAVTDSEGSVRFDREAKPGVSNLLVIYAALTGKQIPAIEDEYAGRGYGDFKKGLAEVVVNEFGPVRERALAMLDDPAELDRVLGVNADRAASVAERTLSDVYDRVGLLRRS
- a CDS encoding GNAT family N-acetyltransferase, with protein sequence MEPIELRTARTVLSVPTAADVPAIFVACQDADIQRFTTVPSPYLREHAEGFVAQARQRWADDVEATWAIRDGDTLAGMIGLHRLIGGSPELGYWMARGSRRRGLLTEAARAVIDWGFAPDGVHAARIEWRAVVGNRASARVAQALGFRYEGMLRQALANSLGRDDGWIAGLLATDERTPQHWPVPGA
- a CDS encoding DNA-formamidopyrimidine glycosylase family protein, encoding MPEMPEVQGLVDFLRGRVVGLQITRATVAAIAALKTYDPPVTALQGTTVTAVDRHGKFLDVSTDAGTHLVFHLAKAGWLRWYDALPSTVLRPGKTPIALRVGFSDGSGFDLTEAGTKKSLAVYVVRAPDEVPGIARLGPDPLDPDFSRDTLAGLLSGRRTQIKGVLRDQSILAGVGNAYSDEILHAAKMSPYALASSLDDAEIDRLYDAMTATLAEALAAASGKPPADLKDAKRRGMRVHGRRGEACPVCGEEVRSVFFADNSLEYCPTCQTGGKILADRRLSRLLK
- the ribD gene encoding bifunctional diaminohydroxyphosphoribosylaminopyrimidine deaminase/5-amino-6-(5-phosphoribosylamino)uracil reductase RibD, with translation MAQDAERDAMRDALQLARRGPRGVNPQVGALILAPDGTVLAEGWHRGAGTPHAEVDALSKLAPGAARGATAVVTLEPCNHTGRTGPCAVALLEAGVGRVVFALDDPTPLAGGGAERLRDGGVSVEGGVLADEARDLLADWLTVQRLGRPHVTVKWAQTLDGRAAAADGTSQWITGPAARADVHRRRAGADAIIAGTGTVLADDPALTARRDDGALFDAQPIPVVIGATAVPADAAVRRHPRELLTYDTHELTAVLDDLRRRGVQRVFVEGGPTLASAFVAAGLADELLVYIAPALLGGPRLALGDIGVASIDHARRLRIAALDTLGDDLLIVARPAEGTP
- a CDS encoding riboflavin synthase, which gives rise to MFTGIVEEIGTLTEVADSGDGVRLTVHAPLVVTDAGHGDSIAVSGVCLTVVDQGPDWFTADVMKQTLDMSTLAEAAAGRPVNLERATAAHGRLGGHIVQGHIDGTGTVVEVRPGDRWQVVRVALPPALAPLVVDKGSIAVDGVSLTVSAVSPAAEPAPWFEVSLIPETLAATTLGSLSPGEPVNLETDILARHVQRLLAFGGSSPASDDEGGSR
- the ribA gene encoding GTP cyclohydrolase II, with protein sequence MSLSTIPQALESLRRGRPVLVADDEDRENEGDVILSAQLATPEWLAWTVRWSSGFLCAPMPAEWADRLDLPPMVAVNEDARGTAYTVSVDAAEGVTTGISAADRAHTLTVLADPEATPSSLIRPGHVLPLRAVDGGVRERSGHTEAAVELMKLAGLAPVGAIAEVVAEDGSMMRMPGLMELGERNDIPVITIEQLIAYLDEVDPRAAAPRAERPTRRVSLRAEATVPTSHGVFRFRAYKDRVTGTDHLAVVSGELTGDTALVRVHSECLTGEAFGSLKCECGPQLDAALDAIEQEGGVVIYMRGHEGRGIGLINKLRAYSLQEQGLDTVDANLALGLPADARDYAAAAGILADLGIGRVRLLTNNADKVAQLRALGLDVVEQVPLLVGVGPNNHQYLETKRDRMGHLIAEQDLADALQQMKEGTHG